Proteins encoded together in one Salvelinus fontinalis isolate EN_2023a chromosome 6, ASM2944872v1, whole genome shotgun sequence window:
- the LOC129857450 gene encoding tetraspanin-13-like isoform X2, giving the protein MVSLLLIGVAAWGKWFGLVSSFRVVAGIIGVGIFLLFVAFVGLCGALKHHQVLLFFYMIILFLVFMVQLSVSAACLAINKEQQKELLEVGWNKSEATQKDVEKTLNCCGFFHPNYNGTCDADCFSNPLSCNPCGPIIQSHAEEVLRFVGGIGCFFSFTEILGVWLTHRYRNQKDSRLNSGAFL; this is encoded by the exons ATGGTGAGCTTGCTGCTGATTGGAGTAGCTGCTTGGGGGAAATGGTTTGGCCTGGTCTCCAGTTTTCGGGTGGTGGCTGGAATCATTGGTGTGGGCATCTTCCTGTTATTTGTGGCCTTCGTGGGCCTCTGTGGTGCCCTGAAGCACCACCAGGTCCTGCTGTTCTTT TACATGATTATCCTGTTCCTGGTGTTCATGGTGCAGCTGTCAGTGTCTGCCGCATGTCTGGCTATCAATAAAGAGCAGCAG AAAGAACTCCTAGAGGTGGGCTGGAACAAGTCCGAGGCCACTCAGAAGGATGTGGAGAAAACTCTAAACTGCTGTGGCTTCTTCCATCCAAACTATAATGGCACCTGTGACGCG gactgtttctccAACCCATTATCCTGCAACCCTTGTGGTCCAATCATCCAAAGTCATGCTGAGGAGGTTTTACGCTTTGTGGGTGGGATTGGATGCTTCTTCAGCTTCACAGAG ATCCTGGGAGTGTGgctaacacacagatacagaaATCAGAAGGATTCCCGTCTGAACTCTGGTGCATTTCTGTAA
- the LOC129857450 gene encoding tetraspanin-13-like isoform X1 has protein sequence MVCGGFVCTKNSLCALNILYVMVSLLLIGVAAWGKWFGLVSSFRVVAGIIGVGIFLLFVAFVGLCGALKHHQVLLFFYMIILFLVFMVQLSVSAACLAINKEQQKELLEVGWNKSEATQKDVEKTLNCCGFFHPNYNGTCDADCFSNPLSCNPCGPIIQSHAEEVLRFVGGIGCFFSFTEILGVWLTHRYRNQKDSRLNSGAFL, from the exons ATGGTTTGCGGAGGATTTGTTTGCACGAAGAATTCCCTATGCGCTCTGAACATACTTTATGTT ATGGTGAGCTTGCTGCTGATTGGAGTAGCTGCTTGGGGGAAATGGTTTGGCCTGGTCTCCAGTTTTCGGGTGGTGGCTGGAATCATTGGTGTGGGCATCTTCCTGTTATTTGTGGCCTTCGTGGGCCTCTGTGGTGCCCTGAAGCACCACCAGGTCCTGCTGTTCTTT TACATGATTATCCTGTTCCTGGTGTTCATGGTGCAGCTGTCAGTGTCTGCCGCATGTCTGGCTATCAATAAAGAGCAGCAG AAAGAACTCCTAGAGGTGGGCTGGAACAAGTCCGAGGCCACTCAGAAGGATGTGGAGAAAACTCTAAACTGCTGTGGCTTCTTCCATCCAAACTATAATGGCACCTGTGACGCG gactgtttctccAACCCATTATCCTGCAACCCTTGTGGTCCAATCATCCAAAGTCATGCTGAGGAGGTTTTACGCTTTGTGGGTGGGATTGGATGCTTCTTCAGCTTCACAGAG ATCCTGGGAGTGTGgctaacacacagatacagaaATCAGAAGGATTCCCGTCTGAACTCTGGTGCATTTCTGTAA
- the ankmy2a gene encoding ankyrin repeat and MYND domain-containing protein 2a, whose protein sequence is MSAPKKGDLSSTERELFLVIAAGNVQEASRLLGCKDVRVNCLDENGMTPLMHAAYKGKADMCKLLLQHGADVNCNEHEHGYTALMFAGLSGKTDITWMMLDAGAETDVVNSVGRTASQMAAFVGQHDCVTVINNFFSRAKLEYYTKRQGLEKEPKLPPKLAGPLHKIIMSTNLNPVKMVLLVKENPVLAEAEALEKCRRVMELICEKCVKQQDMNEVLAMKMHYISCVLQKCASFLKECDDKLEGLIKSLLKGRDSDGFPLFQEKFIRECIRKFPYCDATLLQQLVRSIAPVEIGNDPTAISVLTQAITGQVGFMDAEFCTTCGEKGAEKRCSICKMVIYCAPACQKMHWFTHKKVCKQLQEQREKHEAESAKLMERQRKEQSQAVESATGSMQDLSVGPNEDSPSSPSPSDNQADPPLPSPVSTIPDTEN, encoded by the exons ATGTCAGCTCCGAAGAAGGGAGATCTATCTTCCACTGAGAGGGAATTATTCCTAGTTATTGCTGCAG GAAATGTTCAAGAAGCCTCAAGATTATTGGGCTGCAAGGATGTCAGAGTCAACTGTTTGGATGAG aATGGGATGACTCCCCTCATGCACGCTGCATACAAGGGCAAGGCGGACATGTGCAAGCTGCTACTGCAACACGGGGCAGATGTGAACTGTAATGAACACGAGCATGGCTACACGGCACTGATGTTCGCTGGGCTATCAG GTAAGACTGATATCACCTGGATGATGTTAGATGCAGGAGCGGAGACCGATGTGGTCAACTCCGTCGGGCGAACAGCATCTCAGATGGCTGCGTTTGTCG ggcAGCACGACTGTGTGACGGTGATCAACAACTTCTTCTCGCGGGCCAAGCTGGAGTATTACACCAAACGCCAGGGGCTGGAGAAGGAGCCCAAGCTGCCCCCCAAACTGGCAGGGCCCCTCCACAAGATCATCATGAGCACCAACCTCAACCCCGTCAAG atGGTGCTCCTGGTGAAGGAGAACCCGGTGCTGGCTGAGGCGGAGGCCCTGGAGAAGTGCCGGCGGGTGATGGAGCTGATCTGTGAGAAGTGTGTGAAGCAGCAGGACATGAACGAGGTGCTGGCCATGAAGATGCACTACATTAGCTGTGTGCTGCAGAAGTGTGCCTCCTTCCTCAAGGAGTGTGACGACAAGCTGGAAGGACTCATCAAGAG CTTGTTGAAGGGCCGGGACAGTGACGGCTTCCCGCTGTTCCAGGAGAAATTCATCAGAGAGTGCATCCGCAAGTTCCCCTACTGCGACGCcacactgctgcagcagctgGTCCGAAGTATCGCTCCCGTGGAGATC GGTAACGATCCTACAGCCATCTCAGTTTTGACCCAGGCTATAACAGGACAGGTGGGCTTCATGGATGCGGAGTTCTGTACCACCTGTGGGGAGAAGGGAGCAGAGAAGAGATGCTCCATCTGTAAAATG GTGATATACTGTGCCCCAGCCTGCCAGAAAATGCACTGGTTCACCCATAAGAAGGTCTGCAAGCAGCTTCAGGAGCAGAGAGAAAAGCACGAGGCAGAGTCAGCCAAGCTGATGGAGCGACAGAGGAAAG AGCAGAGCCAGGCGGTAGAGTCGGCGACAGGCTCCATGCAGGACCTCTCAGTGGGACCCAATGAAGACTCTCCGTCTTCCCCGTCTCCCTCTGACAACCAAGCAGacccccctctccccagccctgtctCCACCATTCCAGACACAGAGAACTGA